In Laspinema palackyanum D2c, the genomic stretch AACATTTCTATGGCGCACATGGCCCCACAGACCATCAACCCGAGCCAGTTCCTAATGTACCGTTTGTCGATGTGATTTATCTGGGCGGATATAATCATATTTCTCGGGAAAATGGTTTATATTAAGCCTTGAATAAAGACAGGGAGTTGTGCTTTTCCTATAAGTACAACTCCACCCCTAACTAAAACATTGTACACACATTTATTGACTTTAATTATCATGCCTCATAGTCTTATCATCAACCTAGTTCCCACCTCCCCGATTTCTCCACAATTTCTCAGTGGTAGACATCTCCATGCACTGTTTCTAACCCTCATCAATTCCGTTAACCCAGAATTGGCGACCTTTTTACATGAACAGAAGAGTGAAAAAGCCTTTACTCTCAGTCCCCTGCAAGTCAGTCATTCCTCACATAATGCGGGCCATTTATTGCAATGGAAGCACAATAAATCCATTCCCAAGGGTATGGGTTGTTGGTGGCGGGTTTCTCTGTTAGATGATGCTTTATTTAACAATTTGATGCAGCTTTGGCTCAATCTAAATCCCGAACAACCTTGGCATTTGGGGTCAGCAAATTTGCAGATTACTCGAATTTTGGGGACGCCGCAGGTGACTCAGCCTTGGGCGAATTTTTGCACTTATGGGGAGTTATATGAACAGGCATCGGATAGTCAGCGAAAAATTGAGATAGTTTTCTGTACGCCGACGGCTTTTCGCCAGGGTCAATATGATTCTTGTTTGCCAACCCGAGAATGTTTGTTTAATAGTTTGCTGCACCGTTGGAATAAATATAGTCAGATTCCCCTCGCTGAGTCTTTGACAGAGTACATTTTTCCCACTTATGTGAATGTTCACTCGGAAATTATTAGCGATAAACGCAGTAAATTTATTGGCTGTGTGGGGGAAATGGGATATTCCATTTTAGGGGATGCTTCGCCGGAAATTATCAAGGATATTAACGTTTTAGCCGATTTTGCTCTTTACAGTGGTGCAGGACGGAAAACGCCGATGGGGATGGGGATGATTCGGCGGTTGAATATGTCTTGATAGAAGGCGATCGCAAGTTAGCAACAACCGACGGGGGTTTAAACGATTGGCGGTCTCATAGCTAAAGTCGGTTAAAAACCGACTAAAAACTTAGGGTTTTTGTTAATTAAGTAGGAGAAAATTAGCCTCCGAGTTTGCATTCTGTTACAACCCATTAAAAAACATTACACCATAAGACTTTCAGTCGGTTTCAACCGACTTTAGCTGTTAGGCGGGGGTTTAAACCCCCGCCGGGTATTGCCACTATCCACAAATTAAACTCATGAACAATTCTGATTACATTACCATTGCTGCACTCAATCAATATTCTTATTGTCCTCATCGCTGCTGGCGGATGTTTTGTGCAGGCGAATTTCGGGACAATCACTACACCTTAGATGGAACAAATTTACATGAACGGGTGCATACCCTGGGTGAGGGAAATCGGGAAGAAATGTGGCAAGTTCGGGCGATTTGGTTGAAGTCGGAACAGTATCAATTGATTGGCAAGGCGGATTTAATTGAATCCGTGGAGGGGGAAGTTTATCCGATTGAATATAAGCGGGGGAAGAAAGGAGAATGGGATAATGATGAGTTACAAGTTTGTGCTCAAGCCTTATGTTTAGAGGAAATGATGGGGAAAACAATTGAGCGTGGGTATGTGTATTATGCCCAAACTCGGCGACGGCAAGCGGTGGAGATTACGGAGGAGTTGCGACAGGAGGCGATCGCCACTTTAGAAGCCATTTCTAACCTCCTCCAAACTGGAACTATGCCACCTCCTATCTATACCAAACGTTGTCGCGGTTGCAGTTTATTTCATCAATGTTTACCTCAAGCTGCGGACAAAGTTAAACGCTATCAAGAAGCGAGTTAATTGGGTCAATTATGAAGGCTTTTTCTGGTTGTTTGCGCCGGAGGACCCCACCCTAACCCTCCCCTTGCCAAGGGGAGGGGACCGGAGGTGGATTAGGGAGAATTGAGAAACCTTTTTCAATGAGCCTGCGAAGGCAGGCTTCGTCCGTATAGCCCCACCCTTTAGGGTGTGGGTTCAAGTTATTAGATTAAAATTAGGAGAGAATTGTGGGTACAGTTTATATCACTCAAGATGACTGCTTTATTGGCAAAACCGATGAACGATTAAACATTCGGGCTAACAAGCAAAAATTGCTGGATGTGCCGTTAATTAATATCGAAGGAGTGGTAATTATGGGACGGGCGACTGTTTCCCCCGCAGTGGTGACGGAACTGCTCAATCGCCATATTCCTTTGAGTTTTTTAACCACAACCGGACGATATTTAGGCCGATTAGAACCGGAACTGACTAAGAATATTTTTGTCCGTAAAGCCCAATGGCAAGCAGCGGGAGAAACCGAGAAATCCCTGCATTTAGTGCGGGGATTTATTCGGGGAAAACTCAAGAACTATCGAACTGCATTGTTACGCAAACAGCGAGAACGAACCGATGGGAACTTCCAAACGGCAACGGATCGCCTGAAACAAATCCTGTCCTCCCTGACATCAACAGCCACGATTGATTCCTTGCGCGGATTAGAAGGGGCGGGAAGTGCTGCCTATTTCCAATGTTTTGATGCCTTAATTCGTAGCGAAGGGTTCAGATTTGAAGCGCGTCGCCGTCGTCCTCCCACGGACCCGGTGAATGCCCTGCTCAGTTTAGGCTATTCTTTACTCAGCCATGATATCCAGAGTGCAGTGAATATTGTAGGATTTGACCCCTATCTCGGATATCTGCACGTTGAACGCTATGGACGCCCTTCCTTAGCCCTGGATTTGATGGAAGAATTTCGCCCGATTGTTGTCGATGCGATGGTGTTGAATGCGATTAATAATCGCATCATCACTCCGGCAGATTTCACCACTGAACCGATTAGCAATGCCGTTTCTTTGACCCCCGAAGCGTTGCGGACTTTTCTGCGACTCTATGAACAGAAAAAACAGTCGAATTTCACCCATCCGGTGATGGGGAAAAAATGTACCTATCAGGAATCCTTTGAAATTCAAGGACGACTGATGGCGAAGTATTTGATGGAAGAAATCGAACAATATCCGCCCTTGGTGTTGAAATAGCCGTCCCCTTACCGGGAATTGATGCAACTGCCGTTGCTGAGACGGCGTTGGGGTGAATTTGTAGAACATTTGGTAGATGGGTTATGTATGTTGTGATTGCTTACGATATTTCTGAGGACAAACGACGCACGAAAATTCACAATATTCTCAAGTCCTATGGACAGTGGGTGCAATTTTCGATGTTTGAGTGTGATTTGAACCCGACTCAGTACCAGAGAC encodes the following:
- the cas6 gene encoding CRISPR-associated endoribonuclease Cas6, producing the protein MPHSLIINLVPTSPISPQFLSGRHLHALFLTLINSVNPELATFLHEQKSEKAFTLSPLQVSHSSHNAGHLLQWKHNKSIPKGMGCWWRVSLLDDALFNNLMQLWLNLNPEQPWHLGSANLQITRILGTPQVTQPWANFCTYGELYEQASDSQRKIEIVFCTPTAFRQGQYDSCLPTRECLFNSLLHRWNKYSQIPLAESLTEYIFPTYVNVHSEIISDKRSKFIGCVGEMGYSILGDASPEIIKDINVLADFALYSGAGRKTPMGMGMIRRLNMS
- the cas4 gene encoding CRISPR-associated protein Cas4 encodes the protein MNNSDYITIAALNQYSYCPHRCWRMFCAGEFRDNHYTLDGTNLHERVHTLGEGNREEMWQVRAIWLKSEQYQLIGKADLIESVEGEVYPIEYKRGKKGEWDNDELQVCAQALCLEEMMGKTIERGYVYYAQTRRRQAVEITEELRQEAIATLEAISNLLQTGTMPPPIYTKRCRGCSLFHQCLPQAADKVKRYQEAS
- the cas1d gene encoding type I-D CRISPR-associated endonuclease Cas1d, coding for MGTVYITQDDCFIGKTDERLNIRANKQKLLDVPLINIEGVVIMGRATVSPAVVTELLNRHIPLSFLTTTGRYLGRLEPELTKNIFVRKAQWQAAGETEKSLHLVRGFIRGKLKNYRTALLRKQRERTDGNFQTATDRLKQILSSLTSTATIDSLRGLEGAGSAAYFQCFDALIRSEGFRFEARRRRPPTDPVNALLSLGYSLLSHDIQSAVNIVGFDPYLGYLHVERYGRPSLALDLMEEFRPIVVDAMVLNAINNRIITPADFTTEPISNAVSLTPEALRTFLRLYEQKKQSNFTHPVMGKKCTYQESFEIQGRLMAKYLMEEIEQYPPLVLK
- the cas2 gene encoding CRISPR-associated endonuclease Cas2; this encodes MYVVIAYDISEDKRRTKIHNILKSYGQWVQFSMFECDLNPTQYQRLRMRLSKQIKPDEDNIRFFFLCACCQGKIERIGGVEPRDSTIFFA